The following proteins are co-located in the Polymorphospora rubra genome:
- a CDS encoding class I SAM-dependent methyltransferase, with amino-acid sequence MRTFDELVGEAATVDVSGWSFDWLDGRATEERPPWGYSRLLASRLAHVDSALDIDTGGGEVIAEVPRLPPRMVVTEGWPPNFERARRLLSHRGVEVVPVEQGRPLPLPEAAFDLVSSRHPVRPDWPEIARVLADDGTYLAQHVGPASAFELIEWFVGPLPREGLGRDPETAAAAARSAGLRIVDLRTARCRMEFFDIGAVVYILRKCVWWVPDFSVDRYREDLVRLDAHIREHGSFLAHSTRTLIEARRESR; translated from the coding sequence ATGCGTACCTTCGACGAACTCGTCGGTGAAGCCGCCACTGTGGATGTGTCCGGATGGAGCTTCGACTGGCTCGACGGCCGGGCGACCGAGGAACGACCCCCGTGGGGATACTCGCGGTTGCTCGCGTCGCGGCTGGCCCACGTCGACTCGGCCCTCGACATCGACACCGGGGGCGGCGAGGTCATCGCCGAGGTTCCACGGCTGCCGCCACGGATGGTCGTCACCGAAGGATGGCCGCCGAACTTCGAGCGGGCGCGCCGCCTGCTGTCGCACCGCGGCGTGGAGGTCGTACCCGTGGAGCAGGGCCGGCCGCTGCCGTTGCCGGAAGCCGCCTTCGACCTGGTCAGCAGCCGCCACCCGGTACGCCCCGACTGGCCCGAGATCGCCCGGGTGCTGGCCGACGACGGAACGTACCTCGCCCAGCACGTCGGGCCGGCGTCGGCGTTCGAGTTGATCGAATGGTTCGTCGGTCCGCTGCCACGGGAAGGTCTGGGCCGCGATCCCGAGACCGCGGCGGCCGCGGCCCGGTCGGCCGGGCTACGGATCGTGGATCTGCGTACGGCTCGCTGCCGCATGGAGTTCTTCGACATCGGCGCGGTCGTCTACATCCTCCGCAAGTGTGTCTGGTGGGTGCCCGACTTCTCCGTGGACCGCTACCGCGAGGACCTCGTCCGGCTCGACGCGCACATCCGCGAACACGGTTCCTTCCTGGCGCACTCCACCCGGACACTGATCGAGGCAAGACGCGAGAGCCGCTGA
- a CDS encoding S1 family peptidase: protein MPRKIASAAAAGVLAAGFLATLHQPALAAPVDAPAADAVSVEILAAMQRDLGLTAPQAEARLAADAKAARTEQSLRGTLGASYGGTWLAAGNEVVVGVTDAAAVERVRAAGATPRVVAASEAALTAVKDGLDAHGTSAPKSVTGWYVDVTTNTVVVESLPGAAAEAATFVAASGVKVDRVRVDATAQAPQPYYDVRGGDAYYIGGSRCSVGFSVVGGFVTAGHCGRAGQAVSGYNQVAMGTIAGSSFPGNDYGWVRTNSNWTPRGIVNRYNGTNVAVRGSTESAVGASICRSGSTTGWRCGTVQAKNQTVSYPQGQVGGLTRTNACAQGGDSGGSWLSGNQAQGVTSGGSGNCTTGGTTFFQPLREILSVYGLTLVTS, encoded by the coding sequence ATGCCTCGCAAGATCGCCTCGGCCGCGGCGGCCGGCGTACTCGCCGCCGGCTTCCTGGCCACCCTCCACCAACCCGCGCTCGCCGCGCCGGTCGACGCCCCCGCCGCGGACGCGGTCTCGGTCGAGATCCTCGCCGCGATGCAGCGCGACCTCGGCCTCACCGCCCCGCAGGCCGAGGCCCGGCTCGCCGCCGACGCCAAGGCCGCCCGCACCGAGCAGTCGCTGCGCGGCACCCTCGGCGCCAGCTACGGCGGCACCTGGCTCGCCGCCGGCAACGAGGTCGTCGTCGGCGTCACCGACGCCGCCGCGGTCGAGCGGGTCCGCGCCGCCGGCGCCACCCCGCGCGTCGTCGCCGCCAGCGAGGCCGCGCTGACCGCGGTCAAGGACGGCCTCGACGCGCACGGCACCAGCGCCCCGAAGTCGGTCACCGGCTGGTACGTCGACGTCACCACCAACACCGTGGTCGTGGAGTCGCTGCCTGGCGCCGCCGCCGAGGCGGCCACCTTCGTCGCGGCCAGCGGCGTCAAGGTCGACCGGGTCCGCGTCGACGCCACCGCCCAGGCCCCGCAGCCCTACTACGACGTACGCGGCGGCGACGCCTACTACATCGGCGGATCGCGCTGCTCGGTCGGCTTCTCCGTCGTTGGCGGCTTCGTCACCGCCGGCCACTGCGGCCGGGCCGGCCAGGCGGTCAGCGGCTACAACCAGGTCGCCATGGGCACCATCGCCGGCTCCTCGTTCCCCGGCAACGACTACGGCTGGGTCCGCACCAACAGCAACTGGACCCCGCGCGGCATCGTCAACCGCTACAACGGCACCAACGTCGCGGTCCGCGGCTCGACCGAGTCCGCCGTCGGCGCCTCGATCTGCCGCTCCGGCTCCACCACCGGCTGGCGCTGCGGCACCGTCCAGGCCAAGAACCAGACGGTGAGCTACCCGCAGGGCCAGGTCGGCGGCCTCACCCGCACCAACGCCTGCGCCCAGGGCGGCGACTCCGGCGGCTCGTGGCTCAGCGGCAACCAGGCCCAGGGCGTGACGTCCGGCGGCTCCGGCAACTGCACCACCGGCGGCACCACCTTCTTCCAGCCGCTCCGGGAGATCCTCAGCGTCTACGGCCTGACCCTGGTCACCTCATAA
- a CDS encoding endonuclease/exonuclease/phosphatase family protein: MAVRAMTYNIRTGGSDGADRSRLAGVAAVVDRVRPDLLALQELRGFDRRRLAGLAESWGMTGHLARSVSGQPVGVLVRPPARIGSAGSVHRPFHHAAARVTVATDRGPLTVIGTHLQPYSGGWRLREAGWLAAPARPRRGTGVPMVLLMGDLNSLDPWTDHRERIDRLPPAYRSRHLTRGAVDTRAVAALDRAGFVDLFRRAGTGEVTHTAPTTRGGGAEFADMRLDYILGTPPVADLARDCRVVVGGDTEWASDHYPVIADLDLSLVG; the protein is encoded by the coding sequence ATGGCCGTGCGGGCGATGACCTACAACATCAGGACCGGTGGGTCCGACGGCGCCGACCGGTCCCGGCTCGCCGGCGTCGCGGCCGTCGTCGACCGGGTACGTCCCGACCTGCTCGCCCTGCAGGAGTTGCGCGGCTTCGACCGGCGCCGCCTCGCCGGGCTGGCCGAGAGCTGGGGGATGACCGGCCACCTGGCCCGGTCGGTGTCCGGCCAGCCGGTCGGGGTGCTGGTCCGTCCGCCGGCGCGGATCGGGTCGGCCGGGTCGGTGCACCGGCCGTTCCACCACGCCGCCGCGCGGGTCACCGTCGCCACCGACCGCGGCCCGCTGACCGTGATCGGCACCCACCTCCAGCCGTACTCGGGCGGGTGGCGGCTGCGGGAGGCCGGCTGGCTCGCCGCGCCCGCCCGGCCCCGGCGGGGGACCGGGGTCCCGATGGTGCTGCTGATGGGGGACCTCAACTCGCTCGACCCGTGGACCGACCACCGGGAGCGGATCGACCGGCTGCCGCCGGCGTACCGGAGCCGGCACCTGACCCGGGGCGCGGTCGACACCCGGGCGGTCGCCGCGCTCGACCGGGCCGGGTTCGTCGACCTCTTCCGGCGGGCCGGGACGGGAGAGGTGACGCACACCGCCCCGACGACCAGGGGCGGCGGCGCCGAGTTCGCCGACATGCGGCTGGACTACATCCTCGGTACGCCTCCGGTGGCGGATCTGGCCCGGGACTGCCGGGTGGTCGTCGGCGGCGACACCGAATGGGCGTCGGACCACTATCCCGTGATCGCCGATCTCGATCTGTCCCTGGTCGGCTGA
- a CDS encoding diacylglycerol/lipid kinase family protein: MNGRTEAVRSAVVVNPAKVTDLDELRATVDGALARAGWAEPMWLETTVDDPGEGQTRQAVEAGVEVVFACGGDGTVMSCVAGLVGTDVALAILPAGTGNLLAANLGLSTDLAAGIEVAVERGLRQLDVGQLGDRHFVVMAGMGFDAKMLAATSEKTKARIGWPAYVVGAARHLRDRPMRVQIRVDDRPPVRTRARTVLVANVGRLQGGVTLLPNAEPDDGLLDVAVLTPRTIRHWLAMGWALLRRRGRVPRMQVFRGRRVSISSNRDQPRELDGDLIEPGRTLEATVRPGALWLCVPRPEDDPDLAVDADAAGERGEDLVERAQDRR, encoded by the coding sequence GTGAACGGGCGAACTGAGGCGGTACGCTCCGCGGTGGTGGTCAACCCGGCCAAGGTCACCGACCTGGACGAACTGCGCGCCACCGTCGACGGCGCACTGGCGCGGGCCGGCTGGGCCGAACCGATGTGGCTGGAGACCACCGTCGACGACCCCGGCGAGGGCCAGACCAGGCAGGCCGTCGAGGCCGGCGTCGAGGTCGTCTTCGCCTGCGGCGGTGACGGCACCGTGATGTCCTGCGTCGCCGGGCTCGTCGGCACCGACGTGGCCCTGGCCATCCTGCCGGCCGGCACCGGCAACCTGCTCGCGGCCAACCTCGGCCTTTCGACCGACCTCGCCGCCGGCATCGAGGTCGCCGTCGAGCGCGGTCTGCGCCAACTCGACGTCGGTCAGCTCGGCGACCGCCACTTCGTGGTGATGGCCGGCATGGGCTTCGACGCGAAGATGCTCGCCGCCACCTCCGAGAAGACCAAGGCCCGCATCGGTTGGCCGGCGTACGTCGTCGGCGCGGCCCGGCACCTGCGGGACCGCCCGATGCGGGTGCAGATCCGGGTCGACGACCGGCCCCCGGTACGCACCCGGGCCCGCACCGTACTGGTCGCCAACGTCGGTCGGCTCCAGGGCGGCGTCACCCTGCTGCCCAACGCCGAACCCGACGACGGTCTGCTCGACGTCGCCGTACTGACCCCGCGCACCATCCGGCACTGGCTCGCGATGGGCTGGGCGCTGCTGCGCCGCCGGGGCCGGGTGCCCCGGATGCAGGTCTTCCGGGGCCGCCGGGTGTCGATCTCCAGCAACCGTGATCAGCCCCGCGAACTCGACGGCGATCTCATCGAACCGGGCCGTACCCTCGAGGCCACCGTCCGGCCGGGGGCGCTGTGGCTGTGCGTACCCCGTCCGGAGGACGACCCCGACCTGGCCGTCGACGCCGACGCCGCCGGCGAGCGCGGCGAGGATCTCGTGGAACGGGCCCAGGACCGGCGGTGA
- a CDS encoding phosphatase PAP2 family protein has protein sequence MRTELERTRRVPWRPLEHFAGRSLAGLLLVVGCGLGFGLLLMLVRVEFGPLYDLDHGTAQELNRVISEQGPLVTVLQAITDLGGRPIMLWLVTVAVVGLLIRRQPRLAIYLVVAGAGALFLDPALKLIVGRLRPAVEVALTGSAGNSFPSGHALGSLVAYGALLLVFLPALAPRWRRPAIWIVATVVLLIGFTRVALGVHFISDVIGGWLLGLAWLGVTAYAFRLWRLEVGQRVPHLIEGLEPEAAHEIAPAPDEEKILPKVRLGSAEIITGWVLVFGVLFAFGMLVSYYADDTFVDTVDTAVPRWFAEHRTPALDDFSHWWSKAGDTHAILFVSLVFCPLVLAVWRRWRPVVFLALTMFGELTLFLATTRAVDRPRPPVENLDGPMPTASFPSGHIAATMCLWVAIAVLLWPRTGRVLRWLAVTAAVIMPLGVAVSRMYRGMHHPSDLVGAMLLTGLWIGLLYWVVRPNADVAAGNEPATLPDDDTVSAELETAGRR, from the coding sequence GTGCGCACCGAACTCGAACGGACCCGGCGGGTCCCGTGGCGGCCACTGGAACACTTCGCCGGCCGCAGCCTCGCCGGACTGCTCCTCGTCGTCGGCTGCGGACTCGGGTTCGGGCTGCTGCTGATGCTGGTCCGGGTCGAGTTCGGACCGCTGTACGACCTCGACCACGGCACCGCCCAGGAACTCAACCGGGTCATCTCCGAGCAGGGGCCGCTGGTGACCGTACTCCAGGCGATCACCGACCTCGGTGGGCGGCCGATCATGCTGTGGCTGGTCACGGTGGCCGTCGTCGGCCTGCTCATCCGCCGCCAGCCCCGCCTGGCGATCTACCTGGTGGTCGCCGGTGCCGGCGCCCTCTTCCTCGACCCGGCCCTGAAACTGATCGTCGGCCGGCTGCGCCCCGCCGTCGAGGTGGCGCTCACCGGCTCGGCCGGCAACAGCTTTCCCAGCGGACACGCGCTCGGCTCCCTGGTCGCGTACGGTGCGCTGCTGCTGGTCTTCCTGCCCGCGCTGGCGCCGCGCTGGCGGCGGCCGGCGATCTGGATCGTGGCCACCGTCGTCCTCCTGATCGGGTTCACCCGGGTGGCGCTCGGCGTGCACTTCATCAGCGACGTGATCGGCGGCTGGCTGCTCGGCCTGGCCTGGCTCGGCGTCACCGCGTACGCCTTCCGGCTGTGGCGCCTGGAGGTCGGCCAGCGGGTGCCGCACCTGATCGAGGGCCTCGAACCCGAGGCGGCCCACGAGATCGCCCCGGCGCCCGACGAGGAGAAGATCCTGCCGAAGGTCCGGCTCGGCAGCGCCGAGATCATCACCGGCTGGGTGCTGGTCTTCGGTGTGCTGTTCGCGTTCGGGATGCTGGTCAGCTACTACGCCGACGACACCTTCGTCGACACGGTCGACACCGCCGTCCCGCGATGGTTCGCCGAACACCGCACCCCGGCGCTCGACGACTTCAGCCACTGGTGGAGCAAGGCCGGCGACACCCACGCCATCCTGTTCGTCTCGCTGGTCTTCTGCCCGCTGGTCCTGGCCGTGTGGCGCCGCTGGCGGCCGGTGGTCTTCCTGGCCCTGACCATGTTCGGCGAGCTGACCCTCTTCCTCGCCACCACCCGCGCCGTCGACCGGCCGCGTCCGCCGGTGGAGAACCTCGACGGCCCGATGCCGACGGCGTCGTTCCCGTCCGGCCACATCGCCGCCACGATGTGCCTGTGGGTCGCGATCGCCGTGCTGCTCTGGCCGCGTACCGGCCGGGTGCTGCGCTGGCTGGCGGTCACCGCCGCGGTGATCATGCCGCTCGGGGTCGCCGTCTCCCGGATGTACCGGGGCATGCACCACCCCAGCGACCTGGTCGGCGCGATGCTGCTGACCGGGCTGTGGATCGGGCTGCTCTACTGGGTGGTCCGTCCGAACGCCGACGTCGCGGCCGGCAACGAGCCGGCGACCCTGCCCGACGACGACACCGTCTCCGCCGAACTGGAGACCGCCGGTCGCCGCTAG
- a CDS encoding YihY/virulence factor BrkB family protein, with protein sequence MSSTRLVPETRCMADEELSADDAWHTLRRHGGWHLLRDAFVRFRYGDGFSHSRALALQLCLAVVPFLIALAGLITDLGVESGGQVVADTVTALTPGASVEMVRELLTDDDRTEDVGEVALTLGMFTGLFALTTAMAQIERGANRIYGVERDRPALRKYVRAATLAVGAGLPALAGFLVLVAGRAFGDSVQRHYAWGELANTVWNVVRWPLSLVLIVVAVAALFRYAPRRRQPGLSWLLFGAGLATALWWLASALLGVYVRVSDAFGQTYGALTGMMALLLWANLTGIALFLGLAFAAQLEALRVGAPDPAHPDRWDPDRPDPDRPDPDRPNPDHPDRGRPDRDHPERDRPDGERPGADTGEMTPR encoded by the coding sequence GTGAGCAGCACCCGGCTCGTACCCGAGACCCGGTGCATGGCCGACGAGGAACTGTCGGCTGACGACGCCTGGCACACGCTGCGCCGGCACGGCGGCTGGCACCTGCTGCGCGACGCCTTCGTCCGGTTCCGGTACGGCGACGGGTTCAGCCACTCCCGGGCCCTGGCCCTGCAACTGTGCCTGGCCGTGGTGCCGTTCCTGATCGCCCTCGCCGGCCTGATCACCGACCTCGGCGTCGAGTCCGGCGGGCAGGTCGTCGCCGACACGGTGACCGCGCTGACCCCGGGCGCCAGCGTCGAGATGGTCCGCGAGCTGCTCACCGACGACGACCGCACCGAGGACGTCGGCGAGGTCGCCCTCACCCTCGGCATGTTCACCGGCCTGTTCGCGCTCACCACCGCGATGGCGCAGATCGAACGCGGCGCCAACCGGATCTACGGCGTCGAACGCGACCGGCCGGCGCTGCGCAAGTACGTGCGCGCCGCCACCCTCGCCGTCGGCGCCGGCCTGCCCGCCCTGGCCGGCTTCCTGGTCCTGGTCGCCGGGCGGGCGTTCGGCGACTCGGTGCAGCGCCACTACGCCTGGGGCGAACTCGCCAACACGGTCTGGAACGTGGTCCGCTGGCCGCTGAGCCTGGTGCTGATCGTCGTCGCCGTCGCGGCCCTGTTCCGGTACGCGCCGCGCCGCCGCCAGCCCGGCCTGTCCTGGCTGCTCTTCGGCGCCGGCCTCGCCACCGCCCTGTGGTGGCTGGCCAGCGCCCTGCTCGGCGTCTACGTACGGGTCAGCGACGCGTTCGGTCAGACGTACGGCGCCCTGACCGGCATGATGGCGCTGCTGCTGTGGGCCAACCTGACCGGGATCGCGCTGTTCCTCGGCCTGGCGTTCGCCGCCCAACTCGAGGCGCTGCGGGTCGGCGCCCCGGACCCGGCCCACCCCGACCGCTGGGACCCCGACCGCCCCGACCCCGACCGCCCCGACCCCGACCGCCCCAACCCCGACCACCCTGACCGCGGCCGCCCCGACCGTGACCACCCTGAACGTGACCGGCCGGACGGGGAACGGCCCGGCGCCGACACCGGCGAGATGACCCCGCGGTAG
- a CDS encoding cellulose binding domain-containing protein — MTYAVAGQWPGGFQGDVRVTVTGAPVSGWTLRWTFGGGQQISQAWNGTHTQTGANVAVTNAAWNGTITPGTPVTVGFLASWTGGNPAPTAFTLNNLPCTIG; from the coding sequence GTGACGTACGCGGTCGCCGGGCAGTGGCCCGGCGGATTCCAGGGCGACGTACGGGTCACCGTCACCGGGGCACCGGTCTCCGGCTGGACGCTGCGCTGGACGTTCGGCGGCGGCCAGCAGATCAGCCAGGCGTGGAACGGCACCCACACGCAGACCGGCGCGAACGTGGCCGTGACCAACGCGGCCTGGAACGGCACCATCACACCGGGCACGCCCGTCACCGTCGGGTTCCTCGCCAGCTGGACCGGCGGCAACCCGGCCCCGACCGCCTTCACCCTCAACAACCTGCCCTGCACCATCGGCTGA
- a CDS encoding endo-1,4-beta-xylanase codes for MRALRMRRATYAPIGFLALALTASLAVAVPLATAPQAQASSPLIVLDNTFEDGTSQGWTPRADETVAPSTATAHAGTRSLAVTGRTRSWEGPVRDLLDVVELGTRYTLSVWVRLAAGEPSTQARLSVERRTDGTPTYDQVVGNTAVTAGGWVNLRGQYTLATDVEFLTTYVETASGTAAFHIDDFLLTAEPSLPIQTDIPPVKDVVDEFPIGAAVGPAQLIGNHAQLLRRHFNSVVAGNAMKWDATQPTEGTFRFTDADRIVAFAQTNNMEVRGHTLVWHQQTPAWVFKDAAGNDMTATPANKALLLSRLEDHIRGVAGHYAGDISAWDVVNEVIDENQSDGMRRSRWFEITGLDYIRTAFRVARQVDPAAKLYINDYNTNVPSKRDKLYNLVAQLKAEGVPVDGVGHQMHVNIDWPSISETEAMLTKFIPLGVDQQITEMDISIYTNNSESFPTPPRDRLLKQAYRYRDLFDLYRRYASEITSVTLWGLADDDTWLDTFPVTRNDAPLLFDERLQAKPAYWGVVDPTKIETTPSPTPTTPPPTTPRPRLPRRRLRRPRRRRRPRRHPPRRRRPPGRRRGRPAR; via the coding sequence ATGCGCGCATTACGGATGCGCCGGGCGACGTACGCCCCGATCGGCTTCCTGGCGCTGGCGCTCACCGCCTCACTCGCCGTCGCCGTACCGCTGGCCACCGCCCCGCAGGCGCAGGCCAGCAGCCCGCTCATCGTCCTCGACAACACCTTCGAGGACGGCACCAGCCAGGGCTGGACACCCCGCGCCGACGAGACCGTCGCCCCCAGCACCGCCACCGCCCACGCCGGCACCCGCAGCCTCGCCGTCACCGGCCGGACCCGAAGCTGGGAGGGCCCGGTCCGCGACCTGCTCGACGTCGTCGAACTGGGCACCCGCTACACCCTGTCGGTCTGGGTCCGGCTCGCCGCCGGCGAACCGTCCACACAGGCCAGACTGAGCGTCGAGCGGCGTACCGACGGCACCCCGACCTACGACCAGGTCGTCGGCAACACCGCGGTCACCGCCGGCGGCTGGGTCAACCTGCGCGGCCAGTACACCCTGGCGACCGACGTCGAGTTCCTCACCACGTACGTCGAGACCGCCAGCGGCACCGCGGCGTTCCACATCGACGACTTCCTCCTGACCGCCGAACCCAGCCTGCCGATCCAGACCGACATCCCGCCGGTCAAGGACGTCGTCGACGAGTTCCCGATCGGTGCCGCCGTCGGCCCGGCCCAACTCATCGGCAACCACGCCCAACTGCTGCGCCGGCACTTCAACTCGGTGGTCGCCGGCAACGCGATGAAGTGGGACGCCACCCAACCCACCGAGGGCACCTTCCGGTTCACCGACGCCGACCGCATCGTCGCCTTCGCCCAGACGAACAACATGGAGGTACGCGGTCACACCCTGGTCTGGCACCAGCAGACCCCGGCGTGGGTGTTCAAGGACGCCGCCGGCAACGACATGACCGCCACCCCGGCGAACAAGGCCCTGCTGCTGTCCCGCCTGGAGGACCACATCCGCGGCGTCGCCGGTCACTACGCCGGCGACATCAGCGCCTGGGACGTCGTCAACGAGGTCATCGACGAGAACCAGTCCGACGGGATGCGGCGCAGCCGCTGGTTCGAGATCACCGGCCTGGACTACATCCGTACCGCGTTCCGCGTCGCCCGCCAGGTCGACCCGGCCGCCAAGCTCTACATCAACGACTACAACACCAACGTGCCGAGCAAGCGCGACAAGCTCTACAACCTGGTCGCCCAACTCAAGGCCGAGGGCGTGCCGGTCGACGGCGTCGGCCACCAGATGCACGTCAACATCGACTGGCCGTCGATCAGCGAAACCGAGGCGATGCTGACGAAGTTCATCCCGCTCGGCGTCGACCAGCAGATCACCGAGATGGACATCAGCATCTACACCAACAACTCCGAGTCGTTCCCGACCCCGCCGCGCGACCGGCTGCTCAAGCAGGCCTACCGCTACCGCGACCTGTTCGACCTCTACCGGCGCTACGCCAGCGAGATCACCTCCGTGACGTTGTGGGGCCTGGCCGACGACGACACCTGGCTCGACACGTTCCCGGTGACCCGCAACGACGCCCCGCTGCTGTTCGACGAACGGCTCCAGGCCAAGCCGGCGTACTGGGGCGTGGTCGACCCAACGAAGATCGAGACGACGCCGAGCCCGACGCCGACGACTCCCCCGCCGACGACTCCCCGCCCACGACTCCCCCGCCGACGACTCCGCCGCCCACGACGCCGCCGCCGACCACGCCGCCACCCACCACGCCGCCGCCGACCACCGGGCCGCCGCCGGGGACGACCTGCCAGGTGA